DNA from Thermoplasma acidophilum DSM 1728:
CTATTCAAGACACGTATATGCTTTGAAAGCGGTTAGAAATACCGGCATTATAGTTTCCAATATATGGGCTCATATCATGAGGTGATGCCATCAGCCAAAGCTAATATAAAATTATGGATGAGATCAGATCTCTATTGGCTTTTCTATTTCAGGTATTATCACATATGTTCCAACTGTACCTGCCAGGGCTTTGAACCTCTCCGGATCTGCCCTTATCAGATCGAATGTGTTGTAATGCATCGGAATGGCTATGGCCGGCTTTATGGCCTTCACGGCCTCAAAGGCGCCATCAACATCCATGGTGTAGTGGCCCCCTATCGGTAGAAGAGCTATATCAGGACGATCCATAGCGCCGATAGCCTCCATATCCTTGAAATAGCCTGTATCTCCGGCATGGTATATCTTCCTTCCCATATCTATGACAAAGCCCATCGGGTTGCCCGCGTATCTCCCGTTGTAACTGGATGAATGCGTTGCAATGGTTGCCTTCACTCTTATGCCTTCGTATTCAATTGTGCCGCCAGGGTTTATGTCTATGGTTTCCGTACCCTCCTCTTTGAGTATTTCGGAAAGCTCAAAGGCGGCCACCACAGGCGCATGTGTATTCTTCGAAATCTTTGAGGCGTCCTCGCAGTGATCCGAATGCCCGTGTGTGACCAGTATGAGGTCTGGCTTCAGTTCTTCTGGCTTTACCTTGGCAACCGGGTTATCGGTCAGGAACGGATCCACCAGCACATGCTTTTTGCCTATAAGGCTGAAGCATGCATGCCCATGCCATATTATCTTTAGGTTCTCCATATTTTTACATCTGTATATGAGATTTAAGCATTTCCCTGGGAAGAAATTGCTGCCAGATTCGCTATCCAAACGGGAAGATACAAAGGCCCACCGTACGGATCGCAATGCATTATCAGAACGGACATACGGTGAAGAAATGATTCCGGATTTCCCATCTTCCCTACTTCAATCGTCAAGTTCCATCACCGTGAATCGCTGTTGAATCGTACATACATTGCGGATCATAATGTCAATTAATCATGACAATATTTTATATTCATGATGTAAATCAGCCGATGTATGAAACAAATTCAGCTGAGCAGAAACGTCGTCGATGATATTTCGTTCGGCGCAATAGTGAAGATAAGGGATCAGCTTCTGGAGATGCAGAGGGCAGGAAAGAAGGTATACAGACTCGAGTCCGGAGACCCATCGTTCCCCATACCAGAACATGTAAGGCTTGCAATTGAAGATGCGCTTAAGAAGAACAGAACGCATTATACCGATTCAACAGGAATACCGGAGCTCAGGAAGGCCATAGCCGAGAAACTGGTGAAGAAAAACGGCATAAGGAGTGCAACACCAGAAAACGTCCTCGTGTCCAATGGAGGAATGAACGCACTCTACATAACGTTCAGATCTCTTATCGCTCCGGGTGAGAAGGTCATAATACCGGATCCGATGTGGACGGAGATCGCAGAGATCATAAAGCTGGCGGACGGAATACCGATAAGGATTCCTGTCGAAAGATACGTTGAGGAGATGAGAAAATACGAGAATGATGACAGGGTGCGCGCTGTATTCATAAACAGCCCGCACAACCCAACCGGTTATGTTTTCGGTGAGAAGCAGATCTCTGATATAATAGATTTCGCCGAGAGCAAGGGAATTTTCATAGTCAGTGATGAGGCTTATGAGGACGTCATATTTGATGGACTGAAACATCTCAGCCCCGGATCCCTCTACGATGACACCATATCTCTGTTCTCCATGTCAAAGAGCTACGCCATGAGCGGACTGAGAATAGGATACGCGCACACAAGCAACGAGATCCTTTATGACAGGATGAAGAAGCTGCTCAGGTGCACCATTAATGGTGTGAACTCAGCCACGCAGTACGGTGCAGTTGCGGCACTGACGGGCCCGCAGGACTACATAGGCGAAATGCGAAAGGAGTACCAGAAGAGGAGGGACATAATATACGAAGCCGTGTCTGAATCAAGGTATCTCGAACCAATAAAGCCTCACGGTACCTTCTATCTCTGGAACAGGATAAAGGAATACCCGCCAGGAGTTTCCGATTCATGGGGAATGACATCCTACCTTCTGGAGAAAACCGGTGTTGGTTCGTCTCCTGGTCCTGTATTCGGACCGGCCGGCGAGGGATACATCAGATTCGCATTCAGTGCAGCAACAGACCACATACAGGAGGCAGCAGACGTTCTGAGAAACTTCTGACACCTCCCTATTTTGAACGTGAAGAAAGACATATTTATCCTCACTTTAGTCCGGTATTCGATGAATATACAGTTCGAATTCCAGGAGACCACGGAATTGCTGAAGAAAGATGAAATATACGCATTCCTTGAGGAAATTGGTGATAAATGGAACAGCTATCACGAATAGATCTATTAACGAAGTATAAAAAGATCAATCCATTCAACGAACATAATCGAAAGTATGAACAAGGAGATACGTGGGAGGATAAAGATAATCTATTCACTTCCGTCCGAAGAGAGCGCTATGAAGATAATGTACCTGGGGGTGGCCGAACTCAACGAACAGCGGTCTTTACGATCCCTAATGGGATTCTATAAATGCATGGACGCGATCAAGGACATGTTCCAGAGAAGGTATCCTTGAGCATACACAAAATTTAGGACGCTACGTATGGCCATTCGCCTCACAAGAAAAGTACGAGACATTTTTATATTAATGTTATGAGATTAAAATCTGGGTGCTATAAAAAGACTAAAAATTAAATAACGTCTATGAGATGTATGACATATATGAAATACACGGTTATAATAACGAAAGATGAAGATGGGTATTACGTTGTTAATGTACCCGCGCTTCCAGGTTGCTTCACCCAAGGAAAGACAAAAAAAGAAGCGTTGATAAATATTAAGGAAGCCATTAGAGCATATATTGAATCGTTGAAAAAACACAATGAAAAGATCCCAAGGGACAATGCAGAGGAGATAACTGTACATGCCTAGAACCCCTGTACTATCAGGCCATGATGTCATAAAGGCATTATCTAAGATAGGCTATCGTTTTGATCATCAAACAGGAAGCCACGTGATTTTGATTAATGAACAAAATAGAAGGATAACAGTTCCCATGCATGATGAAATAGGAAAAGGCCTGTTAAGAGCGATATTAAAGCAGGTAGGGATATCAATGAACGACTTTTTGAAACTTCTCGAATAATTATTGTCGATATAGAGCCGAAGATAATTATAATGTGTTAACAGATGAATGGATGCTATCAGAGGCATGTTCCAGAGACGGATTTTTTGTTATAAACAAAGTTTATGATTCCATGGATCAGGCGCGAGGCAAACTGGCACGGAATAGAGATTATTATAGATGAATTGTATATGGATGCCGAATTATTCTTTCCTAGACAATGAATCCATAGTAACGCATGAAAAGTGTCTTAGTAAAAGAATAACGCATAGGCATGAAAAGTGTCTTAGTAAAAGAATAACGCATAGAATATCGGATCAACAAAATATATCCATGAATGCCTATTCCAAGTAACCATTGACAAGAAAGACAATCCAATAATGATTAACGAACGCTAAAATGGACATCGAAGAATATCCGGAAAGTTCAAGCTTACCTGTATTTAGAGATATGAGAATTTCTAAAGGTGCTTAAAAACATGGTCAATGAAGACCATAACCTATTCAGACCATTGCAAGTATAGCATCTTTCGAAACCTCTTATTCATTATTCCTGTGGACTTACATCGTTAAAAATTCGCCGACATATGAGGCATTCATACAGATTGGATATCGATTTTTTTTCTCTTAGCAGTTGTATTTATTATCCGAAATTCAATTTTATTTTTCGCCATTTTACTATCAGGGTCAACTCTGAGAGGACAGATTCTTGAAAATAGAGATAATCGCATATTGTTATGTAGTCCATTCATATTGGATACCAGAATATGATGAATAAATATTTTATCCGAAATATAACTACATTATGCATGAATGCATATACCTTTCCAATGATATAAATATATATAGTCGTGATCTTTATTTTCATTATGGCGGATTCCGAAAGCTGCGGAAGAATAGATTGTGCAGTAGAAGGGTTTCCGAAGACCGATATTGAATGGCACCCATCTGCTGCAACCGGTACAGACCTGTCAGCAATTAGAGATTTCTGTACCTGCGCACGCGCGGATCGAGCGGTGGCAGAGTTTGGATTTGCTGGTGCAGATTCAGAATTTATATGCAAGGGCCCTGAAAACAGGTGATGAGCATGGAGCAGAACGAAATAGAAGACCTCATAAACAGTAACGAAGTATTCAGGCCTATATTGGAACATAGCGGCAGGATTCGCCTCAATTCTCAGGATGATTACAGGACGATCTATGAGCGAACCATTGCTGACCTAGGCGAATACTGAGCCGGCGTGGCATCTGAATTGGACGGGTTCAAGAAATGGGATAAAGATCTTGAAGGTGATCTTGGAAAATTCGAATTTTTCGTCAATGGATACAGCAATGTCAGTTTTAACTGTATTGACAGGCATGCAATGAAAACACCTCAGAAGACTGCTATAATATGGCTGAGTGAGGACGGTTTACGGCAATCGATAACCTACAGAGATCTCATGCTGCAGACCGCGAAATTTGCGAAAGGATTGGCAGATGAAGGCGTAAAAATGGGAGATGTCGTGACGATCTTTCTCCCCAATAGAATAGAGGCATTCATAGCTGCCCATGCCTGCTTCAGAATTGGGGCGATATATAACATAATATTTTCTGGGTTTTCTGCTAAAGCCCTTCTGGATAGGATGAAGGAAACTAACCCAAAGGTGGTAATAACCACAGACAGCAGTCTACGCCGGGGAAGAAAAATCAACCTGAAGGAGACCCTAGACTCAATAATCAGTGAAGTGCCGTCCGTGAAGAAAGTCATCATAATCAAGAGAGACGGCAAGCACGATCTGAATCTGGGTGAAAGGGAAGTATACTACGATGACTTTATGTCAGGAATAACGGGATATGCCGAACCGGTGCCTATCGAGGCTAATGCACCTGGTTTTGTCATATACACTTCTGGGACAACGGCCAAGCCCAAGGGCGTGGTCCATTCCGGCATAGGTTTTCTTGTTGGATCCTATCACAATGTAAAATATGCGCTTGATCTTGGGCCTGAAGATATCTTCTGGTGTACCGCCGACGTGGGATGGCTGACGTTCCCGATCTTCGAACTCGTGGGCGGCCTGGCACACGGTGCAACGGTCATTGCATACGAGGGGGCGCTGGATTACCCTGACATAAGGCATTTCTACAGCATTATACAGGATTTCAAGGTTACGAAATTGTTCACGGCGCCAACCTTTTTGAGAATGCTTGCCAGGAATGGATCGGACGTGGCTTCTGGATATGACCTGAGCAGCCTGAGGCTGATATCGCTGGTTGGGGAACCGCTAGACGTGAAGACATGGAAATGGGTGTACAACGACCTCGGGCACGGGAGGATAGAGATAAACAACACCTACGGCCAGACGGAAACAGGGAGCGCATGGACTTCCTCTCTTGTGGGCGTTACCGGTGCAAGGCCCGGTTCATGCGGGCTTCCACTCCCAGGTCACTCATTTGATATACTTGACGAAGGTGGTCAACCAGTTGAAAATGGAAGGATAGGGACGCTCGTATTGAGAAAGCCATTCCCTTCACTTGCAAGAGGAATATGGAAAGACCCACAGAGATATTTCAAGGAATATCTTTCTGTTTTCCCGGGGAATTATTGTACCTATGATTCTGCCGTCCGTGACAGGTATGGCCATATATGGGTACTCGGAAGAACTGACGATGTGATAAATGTTTCCGGGCACAGGATCTCCACAATGGAGATGGAAGATGCAATAATGTCTATACCGGAGGTTTCTGAGGCTGCCGTTGTTGGTGTCGATCATGCTATAAAAGGCATGTCAACTGCGGTATTTGTCACCCTCGGCAACGGAATTGATTTGCCAGCAGATCTAGGAAAAAGGATACAGGACGAAATTGCTAGAAGGATAGGTAATTATGCCAAGCCTGAAAGTGTATACGTGATCCCAGAGATGCCAAAGACGCGTAGCGGAAAGATAATGCGAAGACTGTTGCGAGAGATCGTAATCAGCAATAAAGTGAGCGGTGATCTGACAGGCCTCGAGGATCCCGGTGTGATTTCGCGCATACTGCAGGAGATGAAGCAGGCTTAATCCATGATCTCAGGTAGAGAATTTCATCCCATAAAATACGACTGCTTCTTGAATCCTCAGCTGCAGTCCAACCTGACCAGGGCCTATCCAAATATTTCAGAAAAAGGATGCTGGACGTTCAGGGTTAAGATCGTATTCGATGTCAACGGTATGCCAGGCCTTTAGCATATCCGGATGTCTCCATAACTGTCTAAAATACATAAAAATAGGAGGTTTCACACGTGGATGTAATACCACCCCTCCTGCTGCCTCCTAACAATCTCTATGAAACCGCCCATCGGGGTGGGAGAGACACCCTTGACAAGATCGGATTCCTTGATGTTGTTCATTTCCATGGATGTCCTGCAGGCCATGACTATTACTTTTTTTCTCTTCCAGAAGCGGTTTTATCATTTCCTCATGCGTGGTAGCGATGATAGCGCTTTCCAGATACACAACTTCAACGGTCTCAACATCCTTCAGCACAGCTATGTGTGTTCCAACGAGGTTTCCCATAGGTATTTTTTCCTTTTCAGAAACCTATATGACCACTTTCATGACCAGTGTATGACCAATTCACATATTAAACTATTTATTCATATCTATGATTTAATGGTGGACGGAAACGATACATCTAAACGGTGTCCGACGTTTTATCGGATCAGCCTGAGAATTTCCAGAAATTTAGAGGCTGCCATAGACTATATTCTCATACCGATAATGATAAGAACGAGACCACGGCAGATTCTTGAAATTCTCTATATGACGTATGGCTTAAAAAAGAATAAATATAAAATTAAATACGCAGGCCCTTAAACTATGATCTTATCCTTGAATGTTTCGAATGGATCGACTATCGGCCTGCCGTCGGGTGACTTCACGTCCTGTGCAGCTGGCGGCACGTTTTCGTAGTTATCAACGTACTGCTTGAGACGCTCAGTGAACGGCGGTATTTTCTTGTTGACATAGAATACGCCGATTGGTATGCGGTCTCCCCATTCAAAGGACTTCTCAATGGCCCTGTTGTACTTCTCCTCTGCCTTGGGGTCGTTCTCCGTGACGACAGGATCCCATGACTTGTCATCGTCGAGCTTGTAGACCCTCTTCTTGTACCAGTCCATTGTGTTTATGTTGTTGTACGTCGGGCAGGGCTGCAGTATGTCTATGAATGAAGATCCCGGGAACATTACAGCCTGCTTTATTATGTTCTTAAGGTGTGCGATTTCGAAGCTGAACCCTCTGGCAACGAAGGAGTATCCGGTGGATATGGCAAGCATTATCGGATTTATCGCGTCGTAAATGTTCGGCCTTGCCAGGCTCTTCGTCTGCACTCCAAGCTTCAGCGTCGGGGCTGCCTGTCCCTTTGTGAGACCGTAAACGGCGTTATCGTACATAAGCACCGTTATGCCGCTGTTCCTCCTGCCCTCAGCCACAAGGTGACCGGCACCGATGCTCATGAGATCGCCATCTCCACCGGTCACGATGACCTTCAGCTTCGGGTTCGTGAGCTTGACGCCAACCGCCACAGGTATCGCTCTCCCGTGCAGCGTGTGTGCACCGGCAGCGTTCACGTAGTGAGGCGTCTTTCCAGAGCACCCAATACCGGATATGACCGCAACATCGTGCGGCCCGAGATTCAGTTCCTGCAGTGCCGATGTGAGTGCGGTCAGAATACCAAAATCACCGCAGCCAGGGCACCAGTCAACCGTTATATCGTTCCTGAAATTATGAACCATCTTCAAGCACCACCATCAAACTTTCCTTGTTCAATATCTCCTTAGCCGACTTCAGTATCTCATCCTCGGTCATGTGGCGACCGTTGTACTTCAGTATCTTGTTCTTTATATCTATGCCCGTGTAGAGCTTTATCATCTGGGCGGCCTGTGCCGTGTAGTTGCTCTCCACGTCTATCACGAGGTTTGCACTGCTGAGAACGTTCTTCACGAATTCCGTGGGGAACGGTGAAAACATCTTGAGGTAAAGCAGGTTTGCAGATATGCCCTCTTCCTTGAGGTCCTCTATGACATCCAGGATCGGCCCCTTCTGGCT
Protein-coding regions in this window:
- a CDS encoding metal-dependent hydrolase; amino-acid sequence: MENLKIIWHGHACFSLIGKKHVLVDPFLTDNPVAKVKPEELKPDLILVTHGHSDHCEDASKISKNTHAPVVAAFELSEILKEEGTETIDINPGGTIEYEGIRVKATIATHSSSYNGRYAGNPMGFVIDMGRKIYHAGDTGYFKDMEAIGAMDRPDIALLPIGGHYTMDVDGAFEAVKAIKPAIAIPMHYNTFDLIRADPERFKALAGTVGTYVIIPEIEKPIEI
- a CDS encoding pyridoxal phosphate-dependent aminotransferase, coding for MKQIQLSRNVVDDISFGAIVKIRDQLLEMQRAGKKVYRLESGDPSFPIPEHVRLAIEDALKKNRTHYTDSTGIPELRKAIAEKLVKKNGIRSATPENVLVSNGGMNALYITFRSLIAPGEKVIIPDPMWTEIAEIIKLADGIPIRIPVERYVEEMRKYENDDRVRAVFINSPHNPTGYVFGEKQISDIIDFAESKGIFIVSDEAYEDVIFDGLKHLSPGSLYDDTISLFSMSKSYAMSGLRIGYAHTSNEILYDRMKKLLRCTINGVNSATQYGAVAALTGPQDYIGEMRKEYQKRRDIIYEAVSESRYLEPIKPHGTFYLWNRIKEYPPGVSDSWGMTSYLLEKTGVGSSPGPVFGPAGEGYIRFAFSAATDHIQEAADVLRNF
- a CDS encoding lipoprotein codes for the protein MNKEIRGRIKIIYSLPSEESAMKIMYLGVAELNEQRSLRSLMGFYKCMDAIKDMFQRRYP
- a CDS encoding type II toxin-antitoxin system HicB family antitoxin — translated: MKYTVIITKDEDGYYVVNVPALPGCFTQGKTKKEALINIKEAIRAYIESLKKHNEKIPRDNAEEITVHA
- a CDS encoding type II toxin-antitoxin system HicA family toxin: MPRTPVLSGHDVIKALSKIGYRFDHQTGSHVILINEQNRRITVPMHDEIGKGLLRAILKQVGISMNDFLKLLE
- a CDS encoding acetate--CoA ligase: MASELDGFKKWDKDLEGDLGKFEFFVNGYSNVSFNCIDRHAMKTPQKTAIIWLSEDGLRQSITYRDLMLQTAKFAKGLADEGVKMGDVVTIFLPNRIEAFIAAHACFRIGAIYNIIFSGFSAKALLDRMKETNPKVVITTDSSLRRGRKINLKETLDSIISEVPSVKKVIIIKRDGKHDLNLGEREVYYDDFMSGITGYAEPVPIEANAPGFVIYTSGTTAKPKGVVHSGIGFLVGSYHNVKYALDLGPEDIFWCTADVGWLTFPIFELVGGLAHGATVIAYEGALDYPDIRHFYSIIQDFKVTKLFTAPTFLRMLARNGSDVASGYDLSSLRLISLVGEPLDVKTWKWVYNDLGHGRIEINNTYGQTETGSAWTSSLVGVTGARPGSCGLPLPGHSFDILDEGGQPVENGRIGTLVLRKPFPSLARGIWKDPQRYFKEYLSVFPGNYCTYDSAVRDRYGHIWVLGRTDDVINVSGHRISTMEMEDAIMSIPEVSEAAVVGVDHAIKGMSTAVFVTLGNGIDLPADLGKRIQDEIARRIGNYAKPESVYVIPEMPKTRSGKIMRRLLREIVISNKVSGDLTGLEDPGVISRILQEMKQA
- a CDS encoding DsrE family protein, whose amino-acid sequence is MACRTSMEMNNIKESDLVKGVSPTPMGGFIEIVRRQQEGWYYIHV
- a CDS encoding 2-oxoacid:ferredoxin oxidoreductase subunit beta, which gives rise to MVHNFRNDITVDWCPGCGDFGILTALTSALQELNLGPHDVAVISGIGCSGKTPHYVNAAGAHTLHGRAIPVAVGVKLTNPKLKVIVTGGDGDLMSIGAGHLVAEGRRNSGITVLMYDNAVYGLTKGQAAPTLKLGVQTKSLARPNIYDAINPIMLAISTGYSFVARGFSFEIAHLKNIIKQAVMFPGSSFIDILQPCPTYNNINTMDWYKKRVYKLDDDKSWDPVVTENDPKAEEKYNRAIEKSFEWGDRIPIGVFYVNKKIPPFTERLKQYVDNYENVPPAAQDVKSPDGRPIVDPFETFKDKIIV